The Candidatus Nitrospira nitrosa sequence CTGTTGGCGCAGAGGCGGATGATATTGCCGGTGTTCGGAGGAATCTCGGGTTGATAGAGAATGACGTCGAACATCTAGGGGGGAGTGTAACACGACCGCTATCTGCGGCACGACGATCCTGAGGTGGGTTGCCACGGCATAGCTTAGGTTACGGGGTTGGGAGAATTGTACCCGTGAGGATTGAAGCTCTGCCACTTCCACGTATCGACGCACATGTCGGCGAGGCTTCGGTTCGCTTGCCAGCCGAGTAGGGCAGCTGCTTTGCTAGGATCGGCGTAACAAGCTGCGACGTCGCCTGGTCGACGAGGCGCGATCTTGTATATCACCGGTTTGCCGCTGGCTTGTTGGAATGCCCGCACAATCTCCAGTACGCTGTACCCAGTCCCGGTTCCCAGATTGACCGTAAGGCATTCCGTTTGGTGCGGTGCACGCCCAAGCGCTTCCAGTGCCTTAAGGTGCCCGATGGCGAGGTCCACGACGTGGATGTAGTCACGTACGCCGGTCCCATCCAGCGTGGGATAGTCTTCACCGAACACGTTGAGGTGCGGACGACGGCCGACCGCCACTTGCGCCACGAACGGCATCAAGTTATTCGGCGTGCCCTGCGGATCTTCTCCGATCAATCCACTCTCGTGCGCGCCGACCGGGTTGAAGTATCGGAGTATCCCGATACGCCATGAGGTGTCGCTGCGCTGCACATCACGGAGGATGTGCTCAACCGTGAGTTTCGTTTGCCCGTAGGGATTGGTTGCCGAAAGCGGATGATCTTCCGTCAACGGCAGCCGTTGCGGGTCGCCGTACACCGTGGCGGAGGAGCTGAACACCAGCGTCTTGACGCCACAGAGGCCCATCGCTTCCAACAGACGCAGAGACCCGACGACATTATTGTCGTAGTAGGCGAGTGGTTGTTGCACGGACTCGCCGACGGCTTTGAGTCCCGCAAAATGAATCACCGCATGTGCGCCACTTTCCCGCAGCGCCGTCACTAGCGCATCATGGTCTCGGATGTCGCCACGGATGAGGCGGAGCTGTTTTCCTGTGATCCGTTGGACACGTTCGAGTGATTCAGGATGGCTGTTGCAGCAATTATCAAAGACGGTCACGTCATGTCCCGCCTGAAGTAGTTCGACGCAGGTGTGAGAACCTATATACCCGGCACCACCTGTCACTAAAATCACGGCGTACCTCCAGTAGAATTGTTGTCAGGGATTCGACTTGGGCTAGACTAACGAGATCATGAATGGCGGTCAAGGAATGGATTGAATCAACGGTGCGACTTATGAAGGGCGGTATGATGGAAGCCCTGTCGGATATATTTGCTCTGCTTCTTGGTATAGTGAGTTCCACAGGCAGAGGAGTGTACAACACAACAATGATCGTAGTATCTGCTAGGCGAGGCTTCGGGAGGCGACAGCAGCCCTTCGCTCAAGTGGTTCGAGTGGTGAGCCTGCTGGTGCTTGTTGTGGTAGCTGCTCCCTGCGCTCTCGCAGATGATGGGCGGAGGGCTTCGGTTGAACAGATAGTTGAACAGGCCAAATCGGCCTGGGACAGTGGGGCAGTGACCTCAGCGCTTGAATTGCTCGAACAAGGGGTACATGCCCATCCACATGCGCCTGCTCTTCATAAGTTGCGCGGGGATATTCTTTCCACGTTTCGCGATCCAAAGGAAGCCGTTCATGCCTACGATCAAGCTCTTGCTGCAGAGCCTGCTGCGCTGGATGTCCGTTGGGCGAAATGGGCAGTGCTGGTTCGGTGGGGACAGGAAGCTGAGGCGATTGCCGAGCTTCGCTCCATCGCACAGATTGATGCTCAGAATCCACTGGCCCATTGGCGGTTGGCACAGGAGCTTCGAAAAATAGATCGTTTGGAGGATTCGCTCGAGTCCTATCAGCGGGCGGTGGAACTGAAGCCCGAGTTCCTGGGCTGGCGACTAGCCTTGGCCCGTGCCCGCTTTGACGTGCTGGATTATTCAGGCGCGGATGCTGATCTTCGTTATGTACTGGAACACGTTCCGCCTGGTTCTCCTCTTGAGCTACCGGCCAAGAATCAACTTGCCCAGCTCCATGAGTCGATGGAGCGAGGGCGACGCTTCACCCCGGCACTGACGCCCACGGCCTCTGCCACACAGCTGAAGGAATGGGCCGCCATGCGGTCGGATGCCTGGAAGTTGTTTGAGGCAGGGCGATACCGAGAAGCTGAACCGGTGTATCGTCGGTTGCTGATGCTCAATCCCAGTGATCCCATCGCCACCCATCAATTAGGGCTGACGCTCATGGAATTGGACCGGTGCGAGGAGGCGCTCGCGGTGTTCGGCAATATCTCGAACCTCAATCCGAACGAGGAGGATTTTGCAGATACGACGTTCCGGATGGGACAGTGTTATGTGAAATTAGAACGGTGGGACGAAGCCTTCATCCACTTTCAACTGTTGTATGACGCAGCCGTTGAGTTTGAGCAGGCGAATAAGGATGTCCCCTTTCCAGCCGGCACTCGCGTGCTTGCGAAGGACAAAATTGCTCGGTGGCTCGATAAGGTGAAGCCCCATGTTCCTGAGCTGGTGAAGCTGAAGGAGGAAGAGGCGAACAGGGAACGCGAGGTACGTGACCAGCCCGTACCATCGGAAGAAGCCCTCTATGCGAGGGCAACTGAAAGAATAAAGGCACAGAAGACGTTGGAAACAGGGGCGGCGATTGCCGGTCGCGACGCCGATTTCAGCTGGTTTCGATTCGTGATTCCGGCGACCAAAGTCGTGCGCGATGACTTTCCAACCGGCGCCCACGAGTTCATTCCCCTCAATCCTGGCGACACATTCTCGACCACTCAATCAGAAATTTATTTGGTGTTTCGACTGCTGTCGGATTCATTCGATGCCGTGCCACTGACTGCGCGATGTTCAGTTGAAACTCGTGATATGACGGAAGACCAGCAGACGCTGGTCCAGGATCGCGTCATGACCACCACGAATGATCGCTCGGGCTATTTTCTTCTCACCCCTCCGAAAACAGGCTGGTCTCCAGGCCTCTACCGCTGCGGCCTGTTTGCTGGAGAACAGACCTCGGCTTATTCGTATGTGGACGAGGTCCGGTTTAGGATTATCGAAGCTCGCTGACTATCGAATCCACTGTTTTATTCCTCGATGCTACTTACCTGGTCCAAAGAGTTGAGCCACGAGCTGATCGCGACTGATGTCAAAATGGGTTGCGACATCAGTAAGAATTGCCGAAAGCGTTCCAATACGGAGCGGTGAATGTTGTGGGATTGTGATGTGGTGCTCGCCATGTTGAAGCGTCGTGAGGCGAAGATGGCTACCGGCCTGGCGAGTAATGGAATAACCGAGCTGGCGAAGTGCTTGGGCGAGATCATTTCCAGACAGATCGCGAGGAAGCCTCATACGGCGATAACTTCTTCGCGAACATGGTGGAGGCGAACAATTTTTGGGCCCTTTCCTTCCTCAAAGTGACAGCGGACTGCATCCCTGACTTTTTCAGGCAATTCTGCCAGGGTATCCGCTTCAGTAAAAATAGATTGGCCTAGTGCGCGGGCGGTAAATCCACCATCAGGGGCTTCTTCGACAAGGAAGATCAATTCGCTCATTATTAAGCCTCATCAAGTATTCCTTGGTCATCGTAGCTTGGTGTTGCTACGTTGTCCAGCCCTGCTGGATTCTTTATGAGACTTCGTTGGGCAGCCAATTTCCCCTTCAGCATCCACGTCGAGGATGTCGGTAGCCCCGCCTAAGTGGACAAATGTCCCAAGAACAGTAACCCCAATTGATCTCTTTTCCTACTCAGAGGTAGACTGAGGGCGTGACTCCTACCAAATCCCCTCCAACAAGAAATTGGCAGCTGAGTGGCATGATTGCGCGATGGGTGGGAATCATTGCCATTGCCCTCGGCTTCGTCATCGGCATGTACGGTCTTGATCATCCTGACTCACATTGGTTACAGACTGCATTGGGGTTACTCGTGACTGGGATGGTGGCCCAAGGCTATGCGCTCTACTGCTCGATCAAACGGATGCAGCAAAGAAACTACTGACCAGCGTAGCTGCATCTATTTCCCTATCAATTTCCATTAACTGACCGGACTGGAGTATTCTTGAGCGTCAACGTCGACGCATTTTGTTGTTGTGAGTATGCCATGGGGAAGAAGCGGGTTTCTAATCCTCCGGTACCTACATCAAGCGGTGGGGCTAGGCTGTCAAGATCTCAACGAGCCTTGGACAAGAAGCTTTCTGATATTGATGGAAATAGAATTGAGCAAGGGCAAGAGGCTTACGGGCTTTCTCGAATTTATCAAGGCTCCATCTATGTTATGGGAGACTTGGTGAATGTGGATCGTTTCGCTCATGCCGCTCATGGTTTCCGAGAATTAATGGAGAAGTTGGCACGTAGTGTTCCTTCAGCTCAAGTGCCGAGTTCAAAAGGAAGCCCACCCACGTTGAACGCAATGGTTAAGGACATAGGTAAAGCATGGGGGAAAGCAAAGAGGAACACCAAGAATCTAAATGGTGGGAAATGGGAGGGAGTAATTGATCCCCACATCGCAAAGTTTCTTGGATCCTTAGAGCATTTTTTTAATGCCGCAAACACTTTTAAGCCCCCCAAAGCTCATCAGGGAGAGAATTTGCTGAAGTACACAGATTTTCAATGGTACCCTCTTCCGGAACAGATTGAGCGGATCCGTATTCAAGAGTGGAGAGCCTATGATGAATACTTCCAGAGAATTGCCCATCACGGATCTCTAGCTAGTGAAGATGAGTTCGCAAGATATGTAAGAAGCTTTGAAGAATTCCTATTGGCCCGTTTAATCCCCAAGACTAGTCGTTCAAAGAGGACATTACTTGCGATAATTAAAGAAGGCGAAGGAAATGTCTAGCCGTGAACTCGTCAAGAAGGCGCTTCAGGCTATAGAGCGGCCAGTAGACTTTGAATTCTTCTTTAGTGAATTGAAGTCGCCAGATTGGCTGGAACCTCTCGCCGCAGAGGGCGTGTTTGACAAGCCGTATCCTCCAGTTGAGGAGAAAGAATGGATCAGTTTTCCCATGTGGCCCCCCTCAAGGTATCTGGTACGGATGGCTGAGAAAGCGCCGGATCTTGTTGCACAACTTGCACTACGAATCCCAGAAACTGCTAATGTCAGAATCCACGAAGACCTTACTGATGCTTCCCTTGCGATGCCCCCAGATATTGCTCAAAGAATAGTTCCCAAGGCGATAGGGTGGGCTAAGTCCAAGTATCAGCTTCGACTCGCAGACAGGCTCGGAAAATTGATCAGTCATCTCGCTCATGGGGGACAAATTGAGAAGGCGTTAGACCTAGCGACGGCATTGTTAGAGCTGCACAAAGAGCAGAAAGAGCCGATAGAAGGCTTTGAAGGTGAAAAGCTCTCATATCCACCCGAACCAAAATCAGTTCTTTCTGATTGGAACTATGAGCGTATTTTAAAGGAGCATATCCCCGATCTGGTTTCAGCAGAGGGATTGAAGGCGCTCGATTTACTTTGTGATCTGCTTGAGCAGGCCATTGTTTTCTCGGGTGGGGACGCAGACACAGAGTCAGAAGACTATTCATATATTTGGAGAACTGCAATCGAAAGTCACAGCCAGAACGAAGGGCGGGATTTAAGAGGAAGTCTGGTGTCGGCTGTACGCGATGCAAGCGAAGCAATCACCGCTGCTAACCCAATGCTCGTCCGAGAGGTTGTCCGCTGTGTGCGTTACAACTCGCATAATGCGACCCCTCGCAAATGGAAAGTGTTCGACAGGATCGCGCTCCACATCATAAGGGAACGTCCGGACGCGGTAAGCGACCTTATTCGGGGAGAACTGTTGAAGCCTACAAATTTTGACGATACAGGTATCTCGCATGAGTATCGCCTCCTTTTAAAAAAAATGTTTGGAGTACTGGACTTGTCAGATCAGCAGATCATTCTAGGTTGGATTGAGGCTGGGCCTCCTGACGTGGATGGATGGGTACAGCGTGTCACGGAAGCAACTGGCGAGGCCCCGAGCGTAGAAGACACGGAAAAGTATAAGAGGGCCTGGCAACTTAAGAGGTTGGCCGTCTTTAGTGAGTCGCTTTCTGAGCCGTGGGTAGGTCGATACCGCGCTCTAGTGGAGGAATTTGGTCCACCCGAATATCCAGAATTCTCTTTCTATTCGATCGGCGTTACGAGAGGACCCATGAGTCCCAAGAGGGCAACTGACCTGTCGCAGATGCAAGAAGATGAACTTTGCCGATTCTTAACGGATTGGAAGCCAGGAGAAGAAGTGCTCGGCATTGTGCCGTCCCGAGAAGGATTGGGGCGAGAGATCAGTCAAATGGTGGCGAACGATCCTGCAAAGTATGCTCCGCTTGCACCGTCGTTCGAAGGACTTGACCCCACCTACGTCCGGTCATTCCTGCAAGGGTTTCGAGATGCGATTGGGCAAAAGAAGCCGTTTGCATGGGCCCCGGTAATCGACTTGTCATATTGGGTAGTAACTCAGGCAAGAGAAATTGCTGGTCGCAAAGTTGACAAGTGGGGGACGGATCCGGATTGGAGTTGGGCACGTAAGACTGTGGCAGGTTTGCTCTCGTCAGGCTTTTTGGAAGGTGGTGGTTCTATCCCATGGCATTTGCGAGAACGGGCGTGGGCAGCTCTCATCCCCGTTACCAATGATCCACACCCTGAACCTGAGGACGAAGTCGAAAGAATAGGGCTCAGCGCCGACCCGTCACATGTTGCGATCAACAGCGTTCGAGGGGAAGCTATCGAGGCCGTAGTTCGCTATGCCTGCTGGGTCAAGCGAAATCTATCTAACGAAGGCAAGAAGAGATTAGCTGGGCAGGGGCTAAAGTCGATGCCAGAAGTTCGCGATGTGCTGGATGCACATTTAGAACCAACAAGAGATCCCTCACTGGCGATTCGATCTGTATATGGTCTTTGGTTCCCCACACTTCATTGGTTAGATGACAAGTGGGCAATTCAAAATGTTAGGAAGATCTTTCCCGAGACGACCGGGTTGCGCAAGTACAAAGACGCTGCATGGGACGCCTACATCATTTTCTCAACGCCATACCTAAACATGTTGGATGTCCTGCGTGCACAATACTCAAGAGCTGTCGCAGAACTTAACAGTTCATTAACCATTGAGCATGGGGTAGGAGATCCCAAAGAGAAATTGGCCGAGCATTTGATGACCTTCCATTGGCACGGCAAACTGCCTTACCGAGGGACATCGGGGATTCTAGGAAAATTCTTCTCAATCGCTACCGATAAGCTCCGCGGGCACGCGCTTGAGGTCCTGGGGCGATGGATTCATTCCTCAGGAAAAGTATCTCCTGCGGTTATTGAACGACTCCGTAAGCTTTGGGAAGGGCAGGTTGCAAAGGCTAAGGACGATCCGGCTCAGAACATAAGAACCTTGACAGCATATGGATGGTGGTTTGCATCGGGTAAATTCCCACAGAAATGGTCAATGGCCCAGCTGACGATAGTTCTTCGACTGGCTAAGACGATAGATGTGGACTATTTGGTCCTCGAGCGTCTCCTCGTTGTTAGTCGTATTATGCCTCTGGAGGTCATACGCTGTCTTCGTTTGTTCTGCGAGGCTTCAGAGCAACAGTGGGAGATCTCAAGTCGGCTTGATGCAATCAAGAAGATTCTTTCCCCCATGTTGAAAGGTAAGAGAAGTGCAGTGAAGGAAGAGGCCATTGATCTCGCTGAATTTCTTACAGCGAAGGGATTTCGATACTTTGACGACCTGCTTGATGATGCATATCAGGCCGCTACCTAATGCGGCTTAAATTGGTGCCTCCTGTATAGTTGATTTTCCCACAGATATATCGGCGTGCCATACATCTTGGCGGTTTTTCGAGCCGCTTTGGCCGCTCGGCGGAGTGCACGTCCGACGTTCTGAACGAATCGCGTATTTTCCGTCTGTTGCTTGGTCTTCATGTGGCTCACCTCATCAGCTGTGGGCAAGTCTAGTCAACCGCCCACTGTCCCAATCAGCTGGCGACGGGCTGCTGATAATCCACTTCAATGGTGAAGCCCAGATCTTCGATCATGCCCCAGACTTCGGGAGCCGGCGCACCAGGCGTCGTCAAATAACCGTTTACGAAGACGGAGTCGGCCGGATAGAGGGCCAATGGTTGGAGAGATCGAAGATTATGTTCGCGACCCCCAGCGATGCGGATTTCAGTCCGAGGATGCAAGAATCGGAACAGACAGAGCACTTTCAAACAGCGTTGAGGCGTGAGGTTCTCGGCCTGTTCGAATGGGGTACCGGAGACTGGGGTGAGCATGTTCAAGGGAATGGAGTCCGGCTTGACATCTTGCAGGGCCGTGGCCAGCTCAATCAGATCCTCGTCTGACTCACCCATACCAACGATGCCCCCGGAGCAAATTTCTAATCCCGCTGCGCGTGCGTTCTTGATCGTTGCCATCCGGTCTTGAAAGGTGTGCGTGGTGCAGATCGATGCGTGAAAGGCTTCGCTGGTGTTCAGGTTGTGATTCACCCGGTCGACACCGGCGGCTTTGAGGCGCTTGGCCTGGGATTCGCTCATCAAGCCGAGTGAACAGCAGATTTGAATCGGAACCTCCTGCTTGATGGAACGGACCGCTCCGGCGATTTCGTCGATCTCTCGATCCAATGGGCTCCGTCCGCTGATGACGATGCAGTAGCGCTGAGCCTTGGAGGCGGCGGCTTGTCGCGCACCTTCCATCATCTGTTTCTGCGGAAGCAGGTTATACCGTTCGATCGGCGCCGTCGAAATGGACGACTGTGAACAGTAGTGGCAATCTTCCTGGCAGGCTCCACTCTTGGCGTTCTGCAGCATCTGGAGGCGAACCGTTCGGCCGAAGTACTTGGATCGCACCTGAAAGGCTGCATGCAGCAAGGCAAGCAGGTCGTCGTTTGTGGTATTCAACACGGAGTGACATTCTTCTTTGGTCAGAGATTCGTCATGGAGCGCTTTGTCCGCCAACGTCATGTAGGTCATAGGTTCCTCAATAAATGATACGACAGATGATCTGTTGAGATTACAGTCTGTTCACTGACAGGGGCAAGGAATTACAGCCTTGTCCGTTCAAGTATGCAGCAGGTGCCGGCGGGAAAGCTACACGGTTTCAAATGGAGAAGCAATGCCTTGGTAGGGCACAGACGGGCTTGGGGACGGGTCCTTCTCTGGGTTGGTGGAGACCTGACTGGTTTCGATCCAGGGGAGGGCCGTGAGCGTATTCCACCTGGCACAGCGGCGGCACCGGCCTGTCCAGTCGACGGATTCTTGTTGGCATTGGGTACAGATATACGGTACCACCACACGTTTCTTGAAACTCAGCGCTTTCTTGAGCGAGGTAATCGCCTCTTCGAACTGTTGTTTTCGGAGGTACAGATTGGCCATGATCTTGTGGTAGTCCAACAGATGATCTTGCGGACCTTCAATCGTTGAAAGGAGGTCAAACGCTTCATCCACCATTTCGAGTCGGTAATAGAGTTTACCCAGGTAGAACTGGAGCACGGGATTCTGCGGGTCTTGCTGCAGCGCGTCCTGATAGATCCTGATGATTTCGCTGGGTTCGCCTTGATCCAGGAACAGCTCCTCCAGCCGATGGAGAATGATGACGCTCCTGGTACGTGTGTAGACCTTTTTCAGAATCTCGACGGCGTCTTTTGTTTTTCCCTCATGAATCAGAATTTCCCCGATGCCGATATAGGCAGGGAGGAAGGCACGGTCTTTCTTAATGGCGCCGCGGAAGTATCGTCGGGCCTTGTCGGGATGGCCGCGTTCGAGCAGCTGGCGTCCCACCTCATACATGCACCCCAGGAGCAGTGCGGCCTCAGTCTGTTTTTCCGGGGCGGGGAGGTTGGCTTTGAGCAGACGGTGCTGGATTTCCAGCGCCTCATTCCATCGCTCCAGGCGGATGTTGAGGTCTCGTTTTCTGATCAAGGCCGTGAGGTTATCAGGTTCGATCTTGAGGATTTGCTGCAGGGCCTGCAGGGCTTCTTCATACCGCTTGGCTCCTTCAAGATCCTTCCCCAACTCCAGTAATACTTCGATGTTCCGATCGTCCACCCGCTGCGCATGTTGGTGGAGTCGGATGGCCTCGGAAAAGTTCTGTTCCGAGCGATAGATGTTTCCCAGCCAGAGCAGTGAATCGACTCTGGTCGGATCAATTGCAAGAGCTTTTTCCAACAGGGTAATGGCTTCCGAGGTACGTTTCGACATAAACGCATGGGTGCCGTCTCGGTGAAGCGTATCGACCTTTTCTTTGCGGCGTACGAGACGTTGACTGCGCCAATTGAGGATGAGGTGGGCGGTCTGTTGCAAACCGACGACGAATGTTGCGAGGACGGCTCCGCCGGCCATCGAGATGAGTATCAATGTGACGGGGCTGAGATCGAAGGCCACTCCGGGACTGGTATGGATGATGACCGTCCCTGGATTGAGCTCGCGGAAGTAGCTATACACAAACACGCCGGCACTGATGAGAAAAATGGTGATCAGCAGTTTGAACATCGCTTAAACCATCTTCTACGAACGTGCCTTCCGGGTCAGCCGCTCCTTTGTCTCTGGAGTCGGTGCCGAGGCCTTGTCTGAAATAGGAATGTGCCGTGCGTCACTCCACAGACGCTCAAGCGCGTAATGCGAGCGGGCGTCCTGTCGAAACACATGGGCTACGACATCGCCAAAATCGATAAGAACCCACTGCCCTGAAGTTGTCCCTTCAAGACTCAGTGGCCGTTGGTTCAGACGAGACAGCGCGTCGACGATCGAATCAGCCACTGCGCACGTCTGCCGATCGGATTCGGCAGAACCCAGGACCAGATAGTCAGCGATTGAAGTCAGCGGGGCGACATGGAGGACTTGAACATCAAGGGCCTTCTTGTCGAGCATCGCGTTGGCGACGGCGAGGGCTGTGGCCTTAGATGTGCGTGCGATTACGGTCCTCCTGATAAAGGCTATGCTGAAGTATATAAGATTCCACCGGGGGGGGCAACATATTTGCCAGCGGGAGGCCGCATTGTACCCTTCTCCTGATCTCCGACGCCGAGATGAGACAGGGGGAAAGAGGTACACAGGTGAGACCGGATGACTCAGGGACGGCGATCTCCACCTGGTCCAAGGTACCGAGATCCAGTTGCCGAAGGGCTTGTGCATCCAGGTTGGACAGTAGGGGCATCTTGCTGAGGGATTGGAATGACTGTCCTGGGCGGGTGACGACCACAAAATGGCAGAGCCGCAGAAGTTGTTCAGGGGCTCTCCAGGTGGAGAATTCGAGAAAGGCATCTAAGCCAATGATAAAGAACAGGTTCCATGATGGACCATACTGGGATTGGACTTCACGGATGGTATCGATCGAGTACGACTTCCCAACCCGATTGATCTCGATTGCCGATACCTCGAAAAATGGGGTTTCAGCGATGGCAAGTTCGACCATTTTGAGGCGAGTCCCTGCGGGGGCTAGTGATCCGCTCTGCTTGTGGGGCGGGTCACCGGTTGGAATAAAGAGAACTCGAGTGAGTTGCAAGCGTTCAAATACCTGATGGGCGATAGTAAGGTGGCCGTTGTGAATAGGGTTAAAGCTGCCACCGAGAAGGCCGAGGCGTTGCGGACGGGAGGATTGAGTCTCGAGGGAGGAGTGCTGAGGATTTGAAACATTCATAACTCGGGACCGCGGCCTCAGCACTAAAGAATCACGAGATTGTCGCGGTGAATCACTTCCTCATACTCTTGGGAGCCGAACTGTTCCTGAATGACGCTCGTCTTGAGGCCTTTCATCCGGTCTAAGAGTTCCGACGACACGTTCACCAGGCCTTTGGCAAATTCCTTTCCGTTTGGATCGAAGCAACTCACCGGATCGCCGGCTTCGAATGGCCCGTTCACCTTGCAAATACCGGATGCGAGCAGGCTTTTCCCTCGTTGCGCAAGGGCATCGACGGCCCCCTGGTCGAGATGCAGCTGGCCACGCGGGCGAAGCGTGAACGCGATCCAATGTTTTCGGCTGTTCAGGCGGCGTTCCTTTGCCAGAAACAGACTTCCGCCGGTTCCTGTCGTCAACGCTGTGGCGAGGAGCCCTGCTCGCTCTCCATTGAGAATCAAGGTAGAGATTCCGTATTGCCCGACCTTCTTAGCCGCCCGGAGTTTGGTGGCCATGCCGCCTGTGCCCTCGAAGGTGCTGGACACGCCGGCTAATTGCTCAATGTCATCAGTGATAGCCGGGATGAACGGGATCAGGGTCGCAGAAGGGTTCTTGCGAGGATCTTCTGTGTACAGTCCATCGACGTCCGATAAAATCACCAGGAGGTCGGCATCGGCCAGGTGAGCTACTTCACTGGCCAGGGTATCGTTGTCACCCACTCTGATCTCATCGACTGCGACGGTATCGTTTTCATTGATGATCGGAACGATGCCGAAATCAATCAGTGCCGAAAGGGTATGGCGGGCGTTGAGGAAACGGCGGCGGTCTTCAAGGTCCTGGTGGGTGAGGAGAATCTGTGCTACCTGAGTCGAAAGACGTTCGAAAGCCTTTTCATAGGCCCACATCAGGCGACTTTGTCCTACGGCTGCCGCAGCCTGCTTGACCGGAAGGTTTTTTGGGTATTCTTTGAGTTGCAGTTTTTTGATGCCGGAGACAATGGCGCCGGAGGAGACGATCAGGATCTCTCGTCCCTGTTTCTTCAGGGTGGCGATTTCGTCGGCCAACTGCTCAATTCTGTCGGGGCGTAGCCCTTCAGCACGCGAAGCGATCAGGCTACTGCCGATTTTGATGACGATCCGCGTGGCCTGCGTTAGGACTGTGTCTCGCATGGCAGCATCCGTAACATATCAACCTGTTTCCCGACATAGAGGATCAACTGATCCAGCCCTGTATTTGTGGCGGCTGAGATCGGGAAGCAGGGATATCCTCGGTCTCGGCAATAGGCTTGAATTTGTTCCAGCCGTTCACCTGCCCCAGTGACATCAATCTTAGTTGGAACGACGGCAAAGGGGCGGGTGGTCAGCCCCTGGTCATAGGCGGCCAGTTCTTGCCGGAGGGTCTCGAAGCTGTTTTGGGGGTCGTCGGTCGCCCATTCCGAGACGTCGATCAAGTGGAGCAAAAATGCGGTTCGCTCAATATGGCGGAGAAACTGCACTCCCAGGCCTTTTCCTTCGTGTGCTCCTTCGATCAAACCCGGGATATCGGCGACCACAAAACTGCGGTCGGATCCCCATCTGACGACACCAAGGTTAGGAATCAATGTGGTAAAGGGATAATCGGCGATTTTTGGACGAGCCGCAGAAATGGCAGAGATCAGGGTCGACTTTCCCGCATTGGGAAATCCCACAAGACCAACATCAGCCAGTAACTTGAGTTCGAGCCGTAGGGTACGCTCTTCTCCGGAACTCCCCGGCGTGCACTTGGTTGGTACGCGATTGACGGATGTGGCGAAGTTGCTATTGCCCTTTCCGCCACGCCCACCTTGGGCG is a genomic window containing:
- the nadD gene encoding nicotinate-nucleotide adenylyltransferase, which translates into the protein MNVSNPQHSSLETQSSRPQRLGLLGGSFNPIHNGHLTIAHQVFERLQLTRVLFIPTGDPPHKQSGSLAPAGTRLKMVELAIAETPFFEVSAIEINRVGKSYSIDTIREVQSQYGPSWNLFFIIGLDAFLEFSTWRAPEQLLRLCHFVVVTRPGQSFQSLSKMPLLSNLDAQALRQLDLGTLDQVEIAVPESSGLTCVPLSPCLISASEIRRRVQCGLPLANMLPPPVESYILQHSLYQEDRNRTHI
- the proB gene encoding glutamate 5-kinase, encoding MRDTVLTQATRIVIKIGSSLIASRAEGLRPDRIEQLADEIATLKKQGREILIVSSGAIVSGIKKLQLKEYPKNLPVKQAAAAVGQSRLMWAYEKAFERLSTQVAQILLTHQDLEDRRRFLNARHTLSALIDFGIVPIINENDTVAVDEIRVGDNDTLASEVAHLADADLLVILSDVDGLYTEDPRKNPSATLIPFIPAITDDIEQLAGVSSTFEGTGGMATKLRAAKKVGQYGISTLILNGERAGLLATALTTGTGGSLFLAKERRLNSRKHWIAFTLRPRGQLHLDQGAVDALAQRGKSLLASGICKVNGPFEAGDPVSCFDPNGKEFAKGLVNVSSELLDRMKGLKTSVIQEQFGSQEYEEVIHRDNLVIL
- the obgE gene encoding GTPase ObgE → MFVDEVRVTVRAGRGGNGICSFRREMFVPRGGPDGGDGGRGGDVIMTASHRLTTLLDLRYQNHYEAQDGKHGGGSNCTGRSGDDVTIGVPVGTIVYDDQSKEILADFTEDGQTAVIAQGGRGGKGNSNFATSVNRVPTKCTPGSSGEERTLRLELKLLADVGLVGFPNAGKSTLISAISAARPKIADYPFTTLIPNLGVVRWGSDRSFVVADIPGLIEGAHEGKGLGVQFLRHIERTAFLLHLIDVSEWATDDPQNSFETLRQELAAYDQGLTTRPFAVVPTKIDVTGAGERLEQIQAYCRDRGYPCFPISAATNTGLDQLILYVGKQVDMLRMLPCETQS